A part of Myxococcus fulvus genomic DNA contains:
- a CDS encoding HlyD family efflux transporter periplasmic adaptor subunit, giving the protein MAVSEDTYRELLPVLDFPRTRQVLRTLYLVCAGLALLGFGALFFIELDVVVRAQAVVAPVGETARVQAQRSGVVADISVREGQQVERGAVLLRLDDAQVRTRLKLLEQQVAEARGRVSMLEALVASRADAYGVQVRVRKATAVEAVARLEAARAQVSAREREAEARARDARQAEQLKAKEFVAPVEAENAATEAEVARSQVEAARAAARELEASLGRLELEQRGLEGDARVASLADGASLAAAKVELERYEGELEETRLEVARWEVVAPRAGTVQGLTVFDRGDVVQAGSVLGLVVPSEDALVVRAAVTSEGITFLREGQAVRIKLDGYPFQDFGVLLGELSRVAGDTTRRQDDTLGTSPYRVDVRVPEAPRSTAGVPVKLRPGMTGTAEFVVRRERLVSALMRPLRGVDSLGH; this is encoded by the coding sequence ATGGCGGTGAGTGAGGACACCTATCGCGAGCTGCTGCCGGTGCTCGACTTCCCGAGGACGCGGCAGGTGTTGCGGACGCTGTACCTGGTGTGTGCGGGGCTGGCGCTGCTGGGCTTCGGGGCGTTGTTCTTCATCGAGCTGGACGTGGTGGTGCGAGCGCAGGCGGTGGTGGCGCCGGTGGGGGAGACAGCGCGAGTGCAGGCGCAGCGGTCGGGGGTGGTGGCGGACATCTCGGTGCGCGAGGGGCAGCAGGTGGAGCGGGGAGCGGTGCTGCTGCGCCTGGATGACGCGCAGGTGCGGACTCGCTTGAAGCTGCTGGAGCAGCAGGTGGCGGAGGCGCGAGGGCGGGTGTCGATGTTGGAGGCGCTGGTGGCCTCGCGAGCGGACGCGTACGGGGTGCAGGTGCGCGTGCGCAAGGCGACGGCGGTGGAGGCGGTGGCGAGGCTGGAGGCGGCGCGAGCGCAGGTGAGCGCGAGGGAGCGAGAGGCGGAGGCGCGAGCGAGGGATGCGCGGCAGGCCGAGCAGCTGAAGGCGAAGGAGTTCGTGGCGCCAGTGGAGGCGGAGAACGCGGCGACGGAGGCGGAGGTCGCGCGCTCACAGGTGGAAGCGGCGAGAGCCGCGGCGCGAGAGCTGGAGGCGAGCCTGGGGCGCCTGGAGTTGGAGCAGCGAGGGTTGGAGGGAGACGCGAGGGTTGCGTCGTTGGCGGACGGGGCTTCGTTGGCGGCGGCGAAGGTGGAGTTGGAGCGGTACGAGGGAGAACTGGAGGAGACGCGGCTGGAGGTGGCGAGGTGGGAGGTGGTGGCGCCGCGAGCGGGGACGGTGCAGGGGCTGACGGTGTTCGACCGTGGGGACGTGGTGCAGGCGGGGAGTGTGTTGGGGTTGGTGGTGCCGTCGGAGGATGCGTTGGTGGTGCGCGCGGCGGTGACGTCGGAGGGCATCACCTTCCTGCGAGAGGGGCAGGCGGTGCGCATCAAGCTGGACGGCTATCCGTTCCAGGACTTCGGTGTGTTGTTGGGAGAGCTGTCACGCGTCGCGGGGGACACGACACGGAGGCAGGATGACACGCTGGGGACCTCGCCCTATCGAGTGGACGTGAGAGTGCCGGAGGCGCCGCGTTCCACGGCGGGAGTGCCCGTGAAGCTGCGTCCAGGGATGACGGGCACGGCCGAGTTCGTGGTGCGCCGCGAGCGACTCGTCTCCGCGCTGATGCGCCCGCTGCGAGGCGTGGACAGCCTGGGGCACTGA
- the darT gene encoding type II toxin-antitoxin system toxin DNA ADP-ribosyl transferase DarT, with translation MNWQPHPKDPEIFHISHLNNLQGVIVEGGLFSDGGIVRRKMSATNIGNTRIKTARLTKPVPSHPGTFVGDFVPFYFCPRSVMLYVVNRGSTGHPPGCQVDIVHLVSRVGSAMSLGKWAFTTTNAAADYTTQFHTSLVDLPRVQWHAMPQDDWKQCKEERQAEFLVLDFFPWTAIHEIWVHGPATQQKVRSLLGATAHRPPVHVRPDCYYP, from the coding sequence GTGAACTGGCAGCCCCATCCGAAAGACCCCGAGATTTTCCACATCTCGCACCTGAACAATCTTCAGGGCGTTATTGTGGAGGGTGGGCTGTTCTCCGATGGAGGAATTGTGCGGCGGAAGATGAGCGCGACGAATATCGGGAATACGCGCATCAAGACTGCACGCCTGACGAAGCCAGTTCCGAGCCATCCTGGAACGTTCGTCGGTGACTTCGTTCCCTTCTACTTCTGCCCGCGCTCCGTCATGCTCTATGTGGTCAATCGCGGCTCGACGGGGCACCCGCCGGGTTGCCAAGTGGATATCGTGCACCTGGTCTCGCGCGTTGGGTCCGCGATGTCGTTGGGTAAGTGGGCCTTCACGACCACGAACGCCGCCGCCGACTACACCACTCAGTTCCACACGTCACTTGTCGACCTGCCTCGGGTCCAGTGGCATGCGATGCCGCAGGATGACTGGAAGCAGTGCAAGGAGGAGCGCCAGGCTGAGTTCCTGGTTCTCGACTTCTTTCCTTGGACCGCGATTCACGAAATCTGGGTCCACGGACCTGCTACGCAGCAGAAGGTGAGGTCGCTGCTGGGTGCGACGGCTCATCGTCCCCCGGTTCACGTCAGACCCGACTGTTACTACCCCTAG
- the darG gene encoding type II toxin-antitoxin system antitoxin DNA ADP-ribosyl glycohydrolase DarG — protein sequence MILAEGNLLQADVQALVNTVNTEGVMGKGIALQFKRAFPAMFKDYEREAKAGRIETGRVHVFDVGSLMGPRWIINFPTKQGWRQPSRLEWIRTGLDSLIEEIQRRGIQSIAVPPLGCGNGGLDWSEVFPLIKESFGRVPAVRVLVYPPRGAPDPETMPVRTARPSLTEGRAGLLGLMRRYIDAGLDEESVSLLEIQKLLYLLQEAGQPLRLSFIAHRYGPYADNLRHVLNKLEGHYLRGFGDGSVSPEKQLRLLPGASDEAQAIIQEHPEIQERFERVARLISGFETPFGMELLSTVHWVATRAATRAKSAAEAIRDVQAWNTRKASLMSPAHVQAAWERLEQQGWLNRA from the coding sequence ATGATTCTCGCCGAAGGCAATCTCCTCCAAGCGGACGTTCAAGCGCTCGTCAACACCGTCAACACGGAAGGTGTGATGGGCAAGGGCATTGCGCTTCAGTTCAAGCGGGCCTTCCCCGCGATGTTCAAGGACTATGAGCGAGAGGCGAAAGCAGGTCGTATCGAGACGGGTCGAGTCCACGTCTTCGATGTCGGGTCGCTGATGGGCCCTCGCTGGATCATCAACTTCCCGACCAAGCAGGGATGGCGCCAGCCTTCTCGCCTGGAGTGGATTCGTACAGGCCTCGATTCGCTCATCGAAGAGATCCAGCGACGGGGGATTCAGTCGATTGCCGTTCCTCCCCTGGGCTGTGGCAACGGTGGTTTGGACTGGTCGGAGGTGTTTCCCCTCATCAAGGAGTCCTTCGGGCGTGTCCCTGCCGTCCGCGTGCTCGTCTATCCCCCTCGTGGCGCACCTGACCCCGAGACCATGCCCGTGAGGACGGCGCGTCCTTCTCTGACTGAAGGACGTGCGGGACTCTTGGGATTGATGCGTCGCTACATCGATGCGGGATTGGATGAAGAGTCTGTCAGCTTGCTGGAGATACAGAAGCTCCTCTATCTCTTGCAGGAGGCAGGTCAGCCGTTGCGTCTCTCGTTCATCGCGCATCGGTACGGGCCCTATGCGGACAACTTGAGGCACGTCTTGAACAAGCTCGAGGGGCACTACCTTCGAGGCTTCGGTGATGGTTCCGTCTCACCCGAGAAGCAACTGCGGTTGTTGCCCGGAGCATCGGACGAAGCTCAGGCCATCATTCAGGAGCATCCTGAGATTCAGGAACGGTTCGAGCGGGTCGCGAGGCTCATCTCAGGCTTCGAGACACCATTCGGCATGGAGCTTCTCTCGACGGTTCATTGGGTTGCGACGCGTGCGGCTACTCGGGCGAAGTCGGCGGCTGAGGCCATTCGAGACGTGCAAGCCTGGAATACGCGCAAGGCTTCCTTGATGAGTCCCGCACATGTGCAGGCTGCGTGGGAGAGGCTTGAGCAACAAGGGTGGCTCAATCGAGCGTAA
- a CDS encoding ABC transporter substrate-binding protein, which translates to MRLLRFLAVVVLVGLGCKRESARGPDDALRLGFFPNITHAQALVGNAEGAFASEPGVGKLEVKQFNAGPAAMEALVAGSLDVSYVGTGPSINTFLKAGRELRVIAGAVNGGAVLVTRTAKSAAELKGKKLATPQLGNTQDIALRYWLKQQGVETNLDGTGDLQIVPLSNSDILVQYLRGGIEGAWVPEPWGTRMLLEPGGGGQILVDEKSLWPGGRYPTTVVVTTRKAIETQRPRIVALLRAHVKLTERWEKEPEAFATAVNAAFGQLTQKPLKPPILQGAFSRLQPSLDPVGSALAAAAKHAEELHFIPASDINGLVDLSLLEEARGQRVKQ; encoded by the coding sequence ATGCGTCTTCTACGTTTCCTGGCGGTCGTCGTGTTGGTGGGGCTCGGGTGCAAGCGCGAGTCGGCGCGAGGGCCGGACGATGCGCTGCGGTTGGGGTTCTTCCCGAACATCACGCATGCGCAGGCGCTGGTGGGGAACGCGGAGGGGGCGTTCGCGTCGGAGCCTGGGGTGGGGAAGCTGGAGGTGAAGCAGTTCAACGCGGGGCCCGCGGCGATGGAGGCGTTGGTGGCGGGCTCGTTGGATGTGTCCTACGTGGGCACGGGGCCGTCCATCAACACGTTCCTCAAGGCGGGGCGGGAGCTACGGGTCATCGCGGGGGCGGTGAACGGGGGCGCGGTGCTGGTGACGCGCACGGCGAAGAGCGCGGCGGAGCTGAAGGGGAAGAAGCTGGCCACGCCGCAGTTGGGGAACACGCAGGACATCGCGCTGCGCTACTGGCTGAAGCAGCAGGGCGTGGAGACGAACCTGGACGGCACGGGGGATTTGCAGATTGTGCCGCTGAGCAACTCGGACATCCTGGTGCAGTACCTGCGAGGGGGAATCGAGGGTGCGTGGGTGCCCGAGCCGTGGGGCACGCGGATGCTGCTGGAGCCGGGGGGCGGTGGGCAGATTCTCGTGGATGAGAAGTCGCTGTGGCCGGGTGGGAGGTATCCGACGACGGTGGTGGTGACGACGCGGAAGGCCATCGAGACGCAGCGGCCGCGCATCGTCGCGCTGTTGCGTGCGCACGTGAAGCTGACGGAGCGGTGGGAGAAGGAGCCGGAGGCGTTCGCCACGGCGGTGAACGCGGCGTTCGGGCAGTTGACGCAGAAGCCGCTGAAGCCGCCGATTCTGCAGGGAGCGTTCTCGCGGCTGCAGCCGAGTCTGGACCCGGTGGGCTCCGCGCTGGCGGCCGCCGCGAAGCATGCGGAGGAACTGCACTTCATCCCGGCCTCGGACATCAACGGGCTGGTGGACTTGAGCCTGCTGGAGGAGGCGCGAGGGCAGAGAGTGAAGCAGTGA
- a CDS encoding ABC transporter permease: protein MKRDSALKNYGQKLGLLVLLLGTWEVVARMGIWSSYLFPGPMTVAESLWRLAADGRLWGATLRSLGRLGRAYVVSVGIGVPLGLLMARLTFFRNAVKPVVMGLQALPSICWLPLALLWFGLTDGAILFVVVMGSVLGIAIATEDSIQGVDPQLLRVASTLGVRGLRFQFGVLLPAALPGIVTGLKLGWSFAWRALLAGELLFVSGGLGQLLTVGRELMDVPQVMAVMVAIVLIGVTVDRVFFQTVEGRLRRRWGLQPAM, encoded by the coding sequence ATGAAGCGTGATTCGGCGCTCAAGAACTACGGGCAGAAGCTGGGCCTGCTGGTGTTGCTCCTTGGTACGTGGGAGGTCGTGGCCCGGATGGGCATCTGGTCCTCCTATTTGTTCCCCGGGCCGATGACGGTGGCCGAGAGCCTGTGGCGGCTGGCGGCCGACGGGCGACTGTGGGGAGCGACGCTGCGCTCGCTGGGGAGGCTGGGGCGCGCGTACGTGGTGTCGGTGGGCATCGGCGTGCCGCTGGGCCTGCTGATGGCGCGGCTGACGTTCTTCCGCAACGCGGTGAAGCCGGTGGTGATGGGGCTGCAGGCGCTGCCGTCCATCTGCTGGTTGCCCCTGGCGCTCCTGTGGTTCGGGCTGACGGACGGGGCCATCCTGTTCGTGGTGGTGATGGGCAGCGTGCTGGGCATCGCCATCGCGACGGAGGACAGCATCCAGGGGGTGGATCCACAGTTGTTGCGCGTGGCGAGCACGCTGGGGGTGCGCGGGCTGCGCTTCCAGTTCGGGGTGCTGCTGCCGGCGGCGCTGCCGGGCATCGTCACGGGGTTGAAGCTGGGGTGGAGCTTCGCGTGGCGCGCGCTGCTCGCGGGGGAGCTGCTGTTCGTGTCGGGTGGGCTGGGACAGCTGCTCACGGTGGGGCGCGAGCTGATGGACGTGCCGCAGGTGATGGCGGTGATGGTGGCCATCGTGCTCATCGGGGTGACGGTGGACCGGGTCTTCTTCCAGACGGTGGAGGGACGGCTGCGTCGCCGCTGGGGATTGCAGCCGGCGATGTGA
- a CDS encoding ABC transporter ATP-binding protein, with translation MLRALLGRWRSSLRFLRPADVSAARAKISVTQLGHRYGNKVVALKDVDLNVRSGEFVCLLGPSGCGKSTLLYALAGHVRPTGGTVSIDGQSIGGPGPDRLLMFQEAALFPWLTVRGNITFALAARGVPRAERKERADQYIRRVQLQGFEDTLPHQLSGGMKMRASLARALAVDPTVLLMDEPFGSLDAQTRIHMQEMLQSIWMRTHKTVVFVTHDVHEALMLGSRVVLMAPRPGRIVRDLEVHLPMPRHPDDAALTEMVRHIQGLLREVERDSVPEPEFPHASSTEAPSAVLPVSGMPRPAR, from the coding sequence ATGCTGCGTGCCCTCCTCGGCCGATGGCGAAGCTCGCTGCGCTTCTTGCGTCCGGCCGACGTCAGCGCCGCGCGCGCGAAGATATCCGTCACCCAGCTGGGGCATCGCTACGGCAACAAGGTCGTGGCCTTGAAGGACGTGGACCTGAACGTCCGCTCCGGCGAGTTCGTCTGCCTCCTGGGCCCGTCCGGCTGCGGCAAGTCCACGCTGCTCTACGCGCTGGCGGGCCACGTGCGCCCTACTGGCGGCACGGTGTCCATCGATGGACAGAGCATCGGAGGTCCGGGGCCTGACCGGCTCCTGATGTTCCAGGAGGCGGCGCTGTTCCCGTGGCTCACGGTGCGGGGGAACATCACCTTCGCGCTGGCGGCCCGGGGGGTGCCTCGCGCCGAGCGCAAGGAGCGCGCGGACCAGTACATCCGCCGTGTGCAGCTCCAGGGGTTCGAGGACACGCTGCCCCACCAGCTCTCCGGAGGCATGAAGATGCGCGCGAGCCTGGCCCGGGCGCTCGCGGTGGACCCGACGGTGCTGCTGATGGACGAGCCGTTCGGCTCGCTGGACGCGCAGACGCGCATCCACATGCAGGAGATGTTGCAGTCCATCTGGATGCGCACGCACAAGACGGTGGTGTTCGTGACGCACGACGTGCACGAGGCGCTGATGCTGGGCTCGCGTGTGGTGCTCATGGCTCCGCGGCCCGGGCGCATCGTGAGGGACCTGGAGGTCCACCTGCCCATGCCGCGTCATCCGGACGACGCGGCGCTCACGGAGATGGTCCGCCACATCCAGGGGCTCCTGCGCGAGGTGGAGCGGGACAGTGTGCCCGAGCCCGAGTTCCCACACGCCTCGAGCACCGAGGCCCCTTCCGCCGTGCTGCCCGTGTCGGGGATGCCCCGTCCCGCGAGGTGA
- a CDS encoding serine/threonine protein kinase, translating to MHVGRYQLVRKLATGGMAEVFLAKVAGPGGFEKTLVLKRILPHLVEDASFVEMFLEEARLVAQLNHPHIVQIFDFGEAEGSYFLAMELIDGPNLRRWQRQAASRGRPLAPNICAKVVALAAEGLAYAHDFADPGTGQPLGLIHRDVSPDNILVSRQGAVKVVDFGIAKVAGQKHRTQTGIVKGKVAYMPPEQCQADPLDRRVDVYALGVVLYELLTGRLPFEGATELAMMQAIVSRPPVPVSRHRADVPSALQAIISTALEKDREKRYPDCRALQAALERFVLSTGEPVGAYQIAQSVEQVVEERGTATPAPITNREAERTAPSGPAREKRAEVKDAAVFEQTTQQRPHKNVGATRGKKLVPAAVAGAVLLVAGGGYALLGRAPSGPDMPELARAPADGVGTKPTQGAPPVSSDLKPAQVAEAAPPPTEPSAPEEDGDLLAPISGNTVSTERKDGSARAMKGTVEFRIRPYAVVYLDGKKLGETPLGIIDVPEGNHTITAVNSRLGKRVTRSFEVKAGTANVFKLNLTQE from the coding sequence ATGCACGTGGGGAGATATCAGCTCGTCCGCAAGCTGGCGACGGGTGGCATGGCGGAGGTGTTCCTGGCGAAGGTGGCCGGGCCTGGGGGATTCGAGAAGACGCTGGTGCTCAAGCGCATCCTCCCGCACCTGGTGGAGGACGCGTCCTTCGTGGAGATGTTCCTGGAGGAGGCGCGGCTCGTCGCGCAGCTCAACCATCCCCACATCGTTCAAATCTTCGACTTCGGTGAGGCGGAGGGCAGCTACTTCCTGGCGATGGAGCTCATCGACGGGCCGAACCTGCGCCGCTGGCAGCGACAGGCCGCGTCGAGAGGACGCCCGCTGGCGCCCAACATCTGCGCGAAGGTGGTGGCGCTCGCGGCGGAGGGATTGGCGTACGCGCACGACTTCGCGGACCCGGGCACGGGGCAGCCGCTCGGGTTGATTCACCGGGACGTGAGTCCGGACAACATCCTGGTGTCGCGGCAGGGCGCGGTGAAGGTGGTGGACTTCGGCATCGCGAAGGTGGCGGGGCAGAAGCACCGCACGCAGACGGGCATCGTGAAGGGCAAGGTGGCGTACATGCCACCCGAGCAATGTCAGGCGGACCCGCTGGATCGGCGCGTGGATGTGTATGCGCTGGGGGTCGTCCTGTACGAGCTGCTCACGGGGCGGCTGCCGTTCGAGGGCGCCACGGAGCTGGCGATGATGCAGGCCATCGTCTCGCGTCCTCCGGTGCCAGTCAGTCGCCACCGCGCCGATGTCCCCAGCGCCTTGCAGGCCATCATCTCCACCGCGCTCGAGAAGGACCGGGAGAAGCGCTATCCCGACTGCCGCGCGCTCCAGGCGGCCCTCGAGCGCTTCGTGTTGTCGACGGGCGAGCCCGTGGGCGCGTATCAGATTGCGCAGTCCGTGGAGCAGGTGGTGGAGGAGCGCGGCACCGCGACGCCCGCGCCCATCACGAACCGCGAGGCCGAGCGCACCGCGCCCTCGGGCCCCGCGCGCGAGAAGCGGGCCGAGGTGAAGGACGCAGCCGTGTTCGAGCAGACGACCCAGCAGCGGCCTCACAAGAACGTGGGCGCGACGCGCGGGAAGAAGCTCGTGCCGGCGGCTGTCGCGGGCGCGGTGCTGCTCGTCGCGGGTGGCGGCTACGCGCTGCTCGGGAGAGCACCGTCCGGGCCCGACATGCCCGAGCTGGCGCGGGCACCGGCTGACGGCGTCGGGACGAAGCCCACGCAGGGCGCACCGCCCGTGTCCTCCGACCTGAAGCCCGCCCAGGTCGCGGAGGCCGCGCCACCGCCGACGGAGCCCTCCGCGCCCGAGGAGGACGGTGACCTCCTCGCGCCGATATCGGGGAACACCGTGAGCACGGAGCGCAAGGACGGCTCCGCGCGAGCGATGAAGGGCACGGTGGAGTTCCGCATCCGCCCCTATGCCGTCGTGTATCTCGACGGGAAGAAGCTGGGCGAGACACCGCTCGGCATCATCGACGTGCCCGAGGGCAACCACACCATCACCGCCGTGAACTCACGGCTGGGCAAGCGCGTGACGCGCAGCTTCGAGGTGAAGGCGGGGACCGCGAACGTCTTCAAGCTCAACCTGACGCAGGAGTGA
- a CDS encoding tetratricopeptide repeat protein — translation MMVLWAWFAPGLALAEDVSPFRRRMERAGAQYEALEYEKALNWLTQAKQVASTPDEQVEVALYRGLVLSDLGRRKQALEEFRAGLSLKPDAVLPAATGPKVERDFESVRKQVRQQQGTASAAAPPAKVEEPVVPPNTEVPAAVAVQETPVPAPVAPEPEPEAPQKKDLRSKLGAAGSTLGKNVGNALGSALDSVMGPKKKPEEPAPASSDTAKKDEP, via the coding sequence GTGATGGTGCTGTGGGCCTGGTTCGCGCCGGGACTGGCCCTGGCGGAGGACGTGAGCCCGTTCCGCCGCCGCATGGAGCGCGCGGGAGCGCAGTACGAGGCGCTGGAGTACGAGAAGGCCCTCAACTGGCTGACCCAGGCGAAGCAGGTGGCCTCCACCCCCGACGAGCAGGTCGAGGTGGCGCTCTATCGGGGGCTGGTCCTGTCGGACTTGGGCCGCAGGAAGCAGGCGCTGGAGGAGTTCCGCGCGGGGCTGAGCTTGAAGCCCGATGCCGTGCTGCCCGCCGCCACGGGGCCCAAGGTGGAACGGGACTTCGAGTCGGTGCGCAAGCAGGTGCGGCAACAGCAGGGCACGGCCTCCGCGGCCGCGCCTCCCGCGAAGGTGGAGGAGCCCGTGGTGCCTCCGAACACCGAGGTGCCCGCGGCCGTCGCCGTCCAGGAGACGCCAGTCCCCGCCCCTGTCGCGCCCGAGCCGGAGCCGGAGGCGCCGCAGAAGAAGGACCTGCGCTCGAAGCTGGGCGCCGCCGGGTCCACGCTGGGGAAGAACGTGGGCAACGCGCTGGGCTCGGCGCTGGACTCGGTGATGGGCCCGAAGAAGAAGCCCGAGGAGCCTGCTCCCGCGTCCTCGGACACGGCGAAGAAGGACGAGCCGTAA
- a CDS encoding glucose 1-dehydrogenase: MKAVAVFPGKREVRVIDDAPEPQLQSPTQVKVRTHEVGVCGTDKDIVSFTYGSPPPGLDYLILGHECLGEVIEVGSAVKGVQKGDLVVPRVRRPCPHAICTACRQGHPDYCITGDFTERGIKEAHGFCSEYFVEDVAYVHRVPSELRQVAVLTEPLTIAEKGLRQLGHIQERLPWRPAPGRAVVLGGGPVGLLGMLALIRRGFATTVYSHKRAPNPKEAIAGAVGAPYLSTQDVSAQELVRRVGAADVIYEATGVAKATVDVLGALAPNGVLILTGVPSHGEELTLDGAAVLKQLVLHNQVVSGTVNAAALDFDMALEDLSHFRATWPGAVERLLTGRHPPEAFVDVVNGKVSGGIKNVISFR, encoded by the coding sequence ATGAAGGCCGTCGCCGTCTTTCCCGGGAAGCGTGAGGTGCGCGTCATCGACGACGCGCCCGAGCCCCAGCTCCAATCCCCGACACAGGTGAAGGTGCGCACCCACGAGGTGGGCGTGTGCGGCACGGACAAGGACATCGTCTCCTTCACCTACGGCTCGCCGCCGCCCGGCCTGGACTACCTCATCCTCGGCCACGAGTGCCTGGGCGAGGTCATCGAGGTCGGCTCCGCCGTGAAGGGCGTGCAGAAGGGCGACCTGGTGGTGCCCCGCGTGCGCAGGCCCTGTCCCCACGCCATCTGCACCGCCTGTCGCCAAGGCCACCCCGACTACTGCATCACCGGCGACTTCACCGAGCGCGGCATCAAGGAGGCCCACGGCTTCTGCTCGGAGTACTTCGTCGAGGACGTGGCCTACGTGCACCGCGTCCCCTCCGAGCTGCGTCAAGTCGCCGTCCTCACCGAGCCCCTCACCATCGCCGAGAAGGGCCTGCGCCAGCTGGGACACATCCAGGAGCGCCTGCCGTGGAGACCCGCGCCGGGGCGCGCGGTGGTGCTCGGCGGCGGGCCGGTGGGCCTGTTGGGCATGCTGGCCCTGATACGGCGGGGCTTCGCCACCACGGTGTACTCGCACAAGCGCGCGCCCAACCCGAAGGAGGCCATCGCGGGAGCGGTGGGCGCGCCCTACCTGTCCACGCAGGACGTGTCCGCCCAGGAGCTGGTCCGCCGCGTCGGCGCCGCGGACGTCATCTATGAGGCGACGGGCGTGGCGAAGGCCACCGTGGACGTGCTCGGGGCGCTGGCGCCCAACGGCGTCCTCATCCTCACCGGCGTGCCGTCGCACGGCGAGGAGCTGACGCTGGATGGGGCCGCGGTGCTCAAGCAGCTGGTGCTCCACAACCAGGTGGTGTCCGGCACGGTGAACGCGGCGGCGCTGGACTTCGACATGGCGCTCGAGGACCTGAGCCACTTCCGGGCGACGTGGCCCGGCGCGGTGGAGCGGTTGCTCACCGGGCGCCATCCTCCCGAGGCCTTCGTCGACGTGGTGAACGGCAAGGTGTCGGGCGGCATCAAGAACGTCATTTCCTTCCGTTGA